CGTCGCCACCAGCACCCGCAGCTGGCCGCGCTTCAAGCGTTGCTCGGCGTGCAGGCGGTGTTCCTTGGACAGGCTGCCGTGGTGCGCGGCCACTGCGTCGGCCCCCAGGCGCTCGGCCAGATGGCGCGCCGCGCGCTCCGCCGTACGGCGCGTGTTCACGAACACCAGCGTGGTACGGTGCGCGGTCGCCAGCGCCGCCATGCGGTCATAGAGCAAGTCCCACACATCGGTGGCCATGACGGCCTCCAGTGGCACGGGCGGCAGCTCGATCGCCAGGTCGCGCTGGCGCGTATGGCCGACGTCGACGATGGCGCAGTCCCGCGCGCGCTCGGCGCCGGCCAGGAAGCGCGCAACGGCGTCCAACGGTTTCTGCGTGGCGGACAGTCCTATGCGCGCTGGGGGCTCGGCGCAAAGCGCGTCCAGCCGCGCCAGGCTGAGGGCCAGATGGCTGCCCCGCTTGGTGCCCGCCACCGCGTGGATTTCATCGACGATCACGGTGCGCGTCGTGGCCAGCATCGCCCGCCCGCTGGTCGAGGTCAGCAGCACGTACAGCGATTCCGGCGTCGTGACGATGATGTGCGGCGGCCGCTTGCGCATGGCCGCGCGGTCCTGCTGGGTGGTGTCGCCGGTGCGCACCGCCGTCCGTATCCCGTGCTCCGGCAGGCCCATTTGCCGCAGCGCCTGGCCGATGCCGGCCAGCGGCGCTTCCAGGTTGACCTGGATGTCGTTCGACAAGGCCTTCAGCGGGGACACGTAGACCACCGCCGTTTCGTCGGGCAGTGTGCCGCCGGCCGCGATGCTGTCGCGCACCAGTTCGTCGATGGCGGCCAGGAAAGCGGTCAGGGTCTTGCCCGAACCGGTCGGTGCCGCGATCAGCACGGGGCGGCGCTCGCGGATGAGCGGCCACGCGGCTTCCTGCGCCGGGGTGGGCGATGGAAAAGCCTGTCGGAACCAGCTGGCAACGGCGGGGTGGAAGGCGTCCAGCGCAAGGGCGCCGGCGCGGACGTCGGTCATGCCTACTTATATCGGGGCGTAAAACGGGAAGTCAACCGCGGCGCGCAAGACCGTTGTCCGGCTAAGATCCCGGCATGAAGACGACCCTGGACGAAATGCAGACCTTCATCGCCGTGGTGGACACCGGCTCCATCACGGCCGCGTCGACCCATCTGGGCCAGACCGTATCCGCCATCAGCCGTGCGCTGGCCCGGCTGGAACGCAAGCTGGACACCACGCTATTGCAGCGCACGACCCGCCGGCTGGCGCTGACGCAGGAAGGGCAGCTATTCCTGGACGATGCGCGCCGCATCATCGAATCGGTGGAGGCGATGGAAGAGCAGATGGCGGTGCGCCGCCAGGTGCCCGCCGGCCTGTTGCGCGTGAATGCCGCGTCGCCTTTCATGCTGCACGTGGTGGTGCCGCTGGTCGGCGGTTTTCGCGAACGCTACCCGGAGATCACGCTGGAGTTGCACACCAGCGACCAGATCATCGATCTGCTGGAGCAGCGCACGGATATCGCCATCCGTATCGGTCCGCTGCGCGATTCGACGTTGCACGCGCGTCCCTTGGGCAGCAATGCCCTGCGGATACTGGCCAGCCCGTCCTACCTGAAGCAGCACGGCAAGCCGCGCAGCCCGGCGGACCTGGCCCGTCACAGCCTGCTGGGTTTCACGCAGCCGGATAGCCTGAACCAATGGCCGCTACGGCAGGGGGAGGAAACCTCCATGCCGATCGCGCCCACGTTGTCGGCGTCCAGCGGGGAAACCCTGCGGCAACTGGCGCTGGCCGGACAGGGCCTGGCCTGCCTGGCGGATTTCATGACCCGGGAAGATCGCCGGCGCGGTGATCTGGTGCAGGTGCTGGCGCGCGACACCGTGGAACTGCGGCAGCCGGTGCATGCGGTGTACTACCGGAACACGCAACTGGCTTCGCGCATCGCCTGCTTCCTGGACTACGTCGCCGAGCAGATGCGCGCGCAGGCGGATTGAAGGGCGGCGGGTTCGCCGCCGCGACGTTCGTTCATTGTTCCAGCAACTGCGCGGTGCGCCATCGCGTCAGGGCCACCTGGCAAGCCTGTTCGGTGTCGCCGGCGCCCGTGCCGCCCATCAGCGCCGCGCCCTGTCGCCTGCACTCCTTCTGCAGGAAGCTTTTGAAGCTGTCCTGGGAATGCTTCAGCGTTCGCAGCGCTTCCGGCGTCGAGGCGGAATCGATCTTCCTGAGATCGGATTCGACCTGCGCGTAGGCGCCATCCATCTGCCGCCGGGCCGTCTTCAATTCCGTGTCCAGGCAGCCATGCAACGCTGTTCTGGGCTGGCCGGCCAATGCCGTCGCGCAGGTGTCCAGAACGCTGGTGGTGGTCATCCGCGGCGCCGCGTCGGCGCTCCACGCTGTGCCCGAGGCGGCCGCAAATGCCGCCGTCGCGGCGATACCGATACGCAGAAGTGTTGCTTTCATTGCCTGGTCCTCATTACCCGGTCCCATCGATTCGGGACAAACGTGCCGACGATTTTAGGGATGGGCGGCGGGAAGGGGGCGGCGCGACGTGGAATGAACGTTGAGTCCGAGCCGCTAGATCATTCCGCATGAATCGACGCTGAATGCCGTGCACCTGGACCCTGGCAGTGCGGCCGCGGAGCAACAGAAGTACATATTTCATACACAGTCTGGTTATCTTTTGATAATCTGCG
This genomic interval from Bordetella genomosp. 8 contains the following:
- a CDS encoding LysR family transcriptional regulator, translated to MKTTLDEMQTFIAVVDTGSITAASTHLGQTVSAISRALARLERKLDTTLLQRTTRRLALTQEGQLFLDDARRIIESVEAMEEQMAVRRQVPAGLLRVNAASPFMLHVVVPLVGGFRERYPEITLELHTSDQIIDLLEQRTDIAIRIGPLRDSTLHARPLGSNALRILASPSYLKQHGKPRSPADLARHSLLGFTQPDSLNQWPLRQGEETSMPIAPTLSASSGETLRQLALAGQGLACLADFMTREDRRRGDLVQVLARDTVELRQPVHAVYYRNTQLASRIACFLDYVAEQMRAQAD
- the umoC gene encoding lysozyme inhibitor LprI family protein, which produces MKATLLRIGIAATAAFAAASGTAWSADAAPRMTTTSVLDTCATALAGQPRTALHGCLDTELKTARRQMDGAYAQVESDLRKIDSASTPEALRTLKHSQDSFKSFLQKECRRQGAALMGGTGAGDTEQACQVALTRWRTAQLLEQ